In Theileria parva strain Muguga chromosome 4 map unlocalized ctg_529, whole genome shotgun sequence, one DNA window encodes the following:
- a CDS encoding CAF1 family ribonuclease family protein yields the protein MNSQNSEQELWQLYPYSFYTLSSEITNTIFLNESMKWLRDNGFSLDKWIDQGMDFKRLGDRYYNSGGYIMKRNRSNQLHEVIRTIIEYRIPLVFHNGMLDILHIYDKFIAQIPEKPTQISKEISKIFVGGIFDTKLVGKYLFDNLNCTLLKNTCLPVLYTTLTSMCDMKNLVSLAKERSHLNYFDKDTGNINDKLFHDAGFDSLVTAIVFCLELEILARSENLRAENLVELGNKKDLGNHIPKLINCYHVHDPIDEAIYNFTEHSKRN from the exons ATGAATTCGCAAAATTCTGAGCAAGAACTCTGGCAATTATATCCCTACAGCTTTTATACACTTTCTTCCGAA ATTACAAACACGATTTTTCTTAATGAGAGTATGAAATGGCTCAGAGATAACGGATTCAGCCTAGATAAATGGATCGATCAAGG GATGGATTTTAAGAGGTTAGGGGATCGTTATTATAATTCTGGCGGTTATATAATGAAGAGGAACAGGTCGAATCAGTTACATGAGGTGATTCGGACAATAATTGAGTACCGAATTCCACTTGTTTTCCACAACGGAATGCTCGATATTCTTCACatttatgataaatttatcgCTCAAATCCCCGAAAAACCAACTCAAATCTCAAAAGAAATTTCAAA AATATTTGTTGGAGGGATATTTGATACAAAGCTTGTTggtaaatatttgtttgaTAATCTCAATTGTACActtttaaa AAACACTTGTCTCCCCGTTCTTTACACTACTCTCACCAG TATGTGTGATATGAAGAACTTGGTCTCGTTAGCGAAGGAACGAAGTCACTTAAACTACTTCGACAAG GACACTGGAAACATCAACGATAAACTCTTCCATGACGCCGGATTCGACTCCCTCGTTACCGCTATC GTGTTTTGTTTGGAGTTGGAGATACTGGCGAGGAGTGAGAATTTGAGGGCTGAGAATCTGGTTGAGCTGGGAAACAAAAA GGATTTGGGGAATCATATCCCGAAATTAATCAACTGTTACCACGTCCATGACCCAATTGATGAAGCAATTTATAACTTCACAGAACACTCCAAAAGAAATTAA
- the wdr26 gene encoding WD domain G-beta repeat protein — MGLDQSFDVWNGFSKSQLLRIIMQLLRDMGYRRSFEVLQEESSCAYQDSETNDLESFILSGNLYDAKGILNRFNFDQSVFNACRFLISQQIFFEALYNNNFDEALKVLREHMSLEAFDEDSRQRVHQCSTLMVYPSKSLKSELNWAHQNSREKLWKHIQCLISPSVTIPPNRLLTLLRQAVELQELHCLNHYDSGDECAVYPLLFDHRCTTSKLPSRLLARLESHTDEIWDVSISPDGQFFATASKDESVILWSATYPFEVIYRWKVHRNVVSCVSWSSDSKLLASCGNDGLIVIWSPFCEDFLQKIEPHTAVATSVAWIPNTWKFITAGMDKQMMLHEVVYTPDNAVTTSEQPSAANGQLNCVALNGTSTEPDTSISELTQYTINSICKWNFETRIRTLSINMDGTLAIFATVDRMLRVWDLVSGKEIVPIPESAPITTVTCSKLFNQVLVSVAGQRPVMRLWDIDERRIIQTYRGHREDRYVLRSTLGGPMESFVVSGSEDAQIYIWNKIFGSLLSVIAAHSSTVNAVAWANDHLISVSDDQTIAIWEPDPTE, encoded by the exons ATGGGTTTGGATCAATCTTTTGACGTTTGGAATGGTTTTTCCAAATCCCAACTACTCCGGATAATAATGCAATTACTCCGTGATATGGGCTACAG GAGGAGTTTTGAGGTGCTTCAGGAGGAGTCGAGTTGTGCATATCAGGACTCTGAAACGAACGATTTGGAGAGTTTTATACTTTCTGGTAATTTGTATGACGCAAAGGGCATTTTGAACCGGTTTAACTTTGACCAGAGCGTTTTTAACGCCTGTAGGTTCCTCATATCGCAACAGATTTTCTTCGAAGCCCTGTACAATAATAACTTCGATGAAGCCTTAAAAGTTCTCAGAG AGCACATGTCACTTGAGGCTTTTGATGAGGACTCAAGGCAGCGTGTACATCAGTGTTCAACCCTCATGGTTTACCCCTCAAAGTCACTAAAATCTGAACTTAACTGGGCTCACCAA aaCTCTCGTGAGAAACTTTGGAAACATATTCAATGCCTAATTTCACCCTCCGTTACCATTCCTCCAAACCGCCTACTG ACGTTATTGAGGCAGGCTGTGGAGCTACAGGAGTTGCATTGTCTGAACCATTATGACAGTGGAGATGAGTGTGCAGTGTACCCACTATTATTTGACCACCGTTGTACTACGTCAAAATTACCTTCAAGACTGTTGGCCAGACTTGAGAGTCATACTGACGAGATTTGGGACGTCTCGATATCTCCAGACGGTCAGTTTTTCGCAACGGCAAGTAAGGACGAGAGTGTAATTTTATGGTCTGCAACATACCCGTTTGAAGTGATTTACCGCTGGAAAGTGCACAGGAATGTGGTCAGCTGTGTTTCCTGGAGCTCGGATAGCAAGTTACTGGCGTCCTGTGGCAACGATGGCTTAATTGTCATCTGGAGTCCTTTCTGTGAAGATTTTTTACAGAAAATTGAGCCGCACACCGCTGTGGCTACTTCCGTGGCCTGGATACCAAACACTTGGAAATTCATCACCGCAGGGATGGATAAGCAGATGATGCTACATGAAGTTGTTTATACTCCGGATAACGCTGTAACCACATCTGAACAGCCCAGTGCTGCAAATGGCCAGTTAAACTGCGTGGCATTAAATGGCACCAGCACTGAGCCTGACACTTCAATTAGCGAGTTGACTCAGTACACAATAAACTCAATTTGTAAATGGAACTTCGAGACCAGAATAAGAACTTTATCAATTAATATGGATGGGACTTTGGCGATTTTTGCTACTGTGGATCGGATGTTGAGGGTTTGGGATCTTGTGTCGGGTAAGGAAATTGTTCCCATACCTGAATCAGCCCCTATAACCACAGTCACTTGTAGTAAACTGTTTAATCAAGTGCTCGTCAGTGTGGCTGGTCAGAGGCCTGTGATGAGACTCTGGGACATTGACGAACGTAGGATTATCCAGACTTACCGTGGACACCGTGAGGACCGCTATGTCCTCAGATCAACTCTTGGCGGTCCGATGGAGTCCTTCGTAGTTTCCGGCAGTGAGGACGCtcaaatttacatttgGAATAAGATTTTCGGGTCACTGCTCTCAGTTATTGCTGCTCACTCGTCCACCGTTAACGCCGTTGCCTGGGCCAACGATCACCTCATTAGCGTCTCCGACGATCAAACCATCGCCATCTGGGAACCCGATCCCACTGAATAA
- the RH21 gene encoding DEAD/DEAH box helicase family protein: MNKEREVLNSVKFSNTTAPEIIPESKLFPNKESQNSGISSKNSLETSFRERNSRLLSVEDLLHKRNDVNSIPKLTYISKAQRLKNLEESKKREQLEAIQNQERLKRKRKELLEQSERQKEHERRELQKMKEVERRNEERERREREELERKERSQMPVNSDLAHLNLLKLPESEVREELIEKELEQIRLHYLGLNKEKKKVLKPSEKFKTIFNFEWDESEDTTKFENNPIYQDRPEPQLLFGRGFRAGIDVREQRKKNNFYDELSRKRAELPQTTPKPPEPTPKHEEESEVLSNHWTKKKLSEMTERDWRIFREDFEIYIKGGRVPPPIRTWAESPLPWELLEAIKKAGYIKPTPIQMQAIPIALEMRDLIGIAVTGSGKTAAFVLPMLTYVKKLPPLDDETSLDGPYALVLAPSRELALQIYDETVKFSAFCSCRSVAVVGGRNAETQAFELRKGCEIIIGTPGRVKDCLDRAYTVLSQCNYVILDEADRMIDMGFEDVLKYILDCIPSTNLKDRDESSALQQELSTKAGHRRYRITHMFSATMPPAVEKLTKRYLRAPAFISIGDVGGGKTSITQRLDFVQESKKTRHLEETLETLEPPIIIFVNLKKNTDVIAKHITKIGYRAVSLHGGKTQESREDALNNFKSGVYDILVATDVVGRGLDVEGIKCVINYDMPKDIQTYTHRIGRTGRAGLKGLSISFVTDADVDLFYDLRQLLISTDNIVPLELSQHPASKVKPNQPHRNITK, translated from the exons ATGAACAAGGAACGCGAGGTACTCAACTCAGTAAAGTTCTCAAACACAACAGCTCCTGAGATTATTCCAGAATCCAAACTATTTCCTAACAAAGAATCGCAAAATTCAGGAATCTcatctaaaaattcattagAAACTTCATTTAGAGAGAGAAACTCGAGGCTTTTATCGGTGGAAGATTTATTACACAAGAGAAATGACGTAAATTCTATTCCTAAG ttaacTTACATCTCCAAGGCTCAAAGACTTAAGAATTTAGAGGAATCTAAAAAACGGGAACAACTTGAAGCTATTCAAAATCAAGAACGCCTTAAAAGGAAACGAAAAGAACTTTTAGAACAATCC GAGCGCCAGAAAGAGCATGAGCGTCGTGAGTTACAGAAGATGAAGGAGGTTGAGAGGCGGAATGAGGAGCGTGAGAGGAGGGAGAGAGAGGAGTTGGAGCGGAAGGAGCGATCCCAAATGCCAGTTAATAGTGATTTAGCTCACttgaatttgttaaaattaccagAATCTGAAGTAAGGGAAGAGTTAATAGAGAAGGAGCTGGAGCAAATAAGGCTTCACTACTTAGGCCTGAATAAGGAGAAGAAGAAGGTCCTAAAGCCTTCGGAGAAGTTTAAGACTATTTTCAACTTCGAGTGGGACGAGTCTGAGGATACTACAAAGTTTGAAAATAATCCAATTTACCAGGACAGACCAGAACCTCAACTACTCTTTGGACGCGGTTTCAGAGCCG GAATTGATGTCAGAGAACAAAGAAAGAAGAATAACTTCTACGACGAACTCTCGAGAAAAAGAGCCGAACTTCCTCAAACCACTCCAAAACCACCCGAACCCACCCCTAAACACGAAGAG GAATCGGAGGTATTGAGTAATCATTGGACGAAGAAGAAGCTGAGTGAGATGACGGAGCGTGACTGGCGTATATTCCGTGAAGATTTTGAGATTTATATTAAGGGCGGGAGAGTACCTCCACCCATCCGGACTTGGGCCGAATCGCCACTACCCTGGGAACTCCTAGAAGCCATCAAAAAG gctGGATATATTAAGCCTACGCCGATACAGATGCAGGCGATACCAATAGCACTTGAGATGCGGGACCTGATTGGAATCGCAGTGACGGG tTCTGGGAAAACTGCCGCATTTGTCTTACCTATGCTCACTTATGTTAAGAAGTTACCGCCACTAGATGATGAAACTTCTCTTGATGGGCCTTACGCACTTGTTCTAGCTCCTTCCAG GGAGTTGGCACTTCAGATATATGATGAGACTGTTAAATTTTCGGCGTTTTGTAGTTGTAGATCAGTTGCCGTAGTTGGTGGTAGAAACGCCGAAACTCAAGCATTCGAACTACGTAAAGG ATGTGAGATAATAATTGGTACTCCGGGTCGTGTGAAGGATTGTTTGGATCGTGCCTATACGGTGTTATCGCAGTGTAATTATGTAATTCTTGATGAGGCTGATCGAATGATTGACATGGGCTTTGAAGATGTTCTCAAGTATATTCTCGACTGTATCCCCTCCACTAATCTTAAAGACCGAGATGAATCCAGTGCTCTACAACAA GAACTGAGTACGAAGGCGGGTCATAGGAGGTATAGGATAACTCATATGTTTTCAGCAACTATGCCTCCAGCAGTTGAAAAGCTCACGAAGAGATATTTAAGAGCGCCGGCATTCATATCAATTGGAGATGTTGGAGGCGGAAAAACCTCAATTACTCAGCGTCTAGACTTTGTACAAGAGTCTAAGAAGACAAGACATCTTGAAGAAACTCTAGAGACACTTGAACCGCCCATTATCATCTTCGTTAACCTCAAAAAGAACACCGACGTCATCGCCAAACATATCACCAAAATCGGTTACAG AGCGGTATCGTTGCATGGTGGGAAGACGCAAGAGTCGAGAGAGGACGCGTTGAATAATTTCAAGTCTGGCGTTTATGATATTTTGGTGGCGACAGACGTTGTTGGTAGAGGCCTAGACGTTGAGGGAATTAAATGCGTGATCAATTATGATATGCCCAAAGATATACAAACTTACACTCACAGAATTG gacGTACGGGTCGTGCTGGGCTCAAGGGACTTTCAATTTCATTTGTCACCGACGCAGACGTTGATCTTTTCTATGACCTCAGACAACTTTTAATCTCAACTGACAATATCGTACCACTCGAACTCAGCCAACACCCAGCCTCCAAAGTTAAACCAAACCAACCACACCGCAATATCACCAAATAA
- the rps24 gene encoding 40S ribosomal protein S24-1, with protein sequence MSTADQVVVRVKKFLSNPILSRKQFSIEVLHPGRSNVSKTELKERLAKQFKVKDSKTVVLFGLKTLFGGGRSTGFGLIYDNLASLKRYERSYRLVRLGIEEAKPKLGRRAKKELKNRRKKVRGKEKAKCTAGKKK encoded by the coding sequence ATGTCTACAGCGGATCAGGTGGTGGTTAGGGTGAAGAAGTTCTTATCGAACCCGATTTTGAGTAGGAAGCAGTTTTCAATAGAAGTGTTACATCCAGGCCGCAGTAACGTGTCAAAGACAGAGTTAAAGGAACGTTTAGCAAAGCAGTTCAAGGTCAAGGATAGTAAGACAGTAGTGTTGTTCGGCTTAAAGACACTGTTTGGAGGTGGCAGAAGCACAGGTTTCGGTTTAATTTATGACAATTTGGCCTCACTGAAGCGTTACGAAAGGAGTTACAGACTTGTGAGACTGGGAATTGAGGAGGCGAAGCCGAAACTGGGCCGTCGTGCCAAGAAGGAACTTAAGAACAGGAGGAAGAAAGTTAGAGGTAAAGAAAAGGCTAAATGCACAGCTGGCAAAAAGAAGTAA
- the COX10 gene encoding protoheme IX farnesyltransferase encodes MVAFSRLLYSAYKPISLTSIKKLSKYKLSLWVTATGASGFLMVSPMISASFLTTCGGIFLCSAAANTFNQIIERDSDSIMNRTKNRPLPRKIVTPYQAGVIGGTFTFFGGLLLYMAGGLNPMLLAFMNIALYTLVYTPLKKKTQWNTHIGSVVGCVPPLIGCLSAGGSILLPEPWLLFGLMYVWQLPHFYTLSWLYRGDYNKALFKVYGIDDDSGRKTATASIKWITFLSSIPLVCNLVGFVPGEFLLATIIPNAVVTHKAVKFYRNPNTKTVNNLFIHSLWHILVLMGLSSYFLSEKIIKVDQVSREDKIPEDKLREDVLEEKLRDKILQIERVNTCK; translated from the exons ATGGTAGCCTTTTCTAGGCTTTTATATTCGGCTTACAAGCCTATTTCCTTAACTTCCATAAAG AAGTTATCCaagtataaattatcaCTTTGGGTTACTGCCACTGGCGCCAGTGGTTTTCTCATGGTTTCCCCGATGATTTCGGCCAGTTTTCTTACAACTTGTGGAGGCATTTTCCTCTGCAGTGCCGCCGCCAATACTTTTAATCAAATCATTGAACGTGATTCCGACTCCATTATGAACCGTACCAAAAACAG ACCACTGCCGAGGAAAATTGTGACACCGTACCAGGCGGGAGTGATTGGCGGTacttttacattttttgGCGGCCTTTTACTTTATATGGCTGGCGGTTTAAATCCTATGCTCCTAGCCTTTATGAACATCGCACTTTACACTCTTGTTTACACCCCTCTAAAga AAAAAACACAGTGGAATACACATATCGGATCAGTTGTAGGATGTGTTCCACCACTAATCGGATGTCTGTCCGCcggg GGTTCCATATTGCTGCCTGAGCCTTGGCTTTTATTTGGTTTAATGTATGTTTGGCAGTTGcctcatttttatactctGTCTTGGCTGTATCGTGGTGACTATAACAAGGCCTTATTTAAAGTGTATGGAATTGATGACGATTCCGGTAGAAAAACTGCTACCGCCTCCATTAAATGGATCACATTCCTCTCGTCAATACCACTC GTTTGTAATTTGGTGGGTTTTGTGCCGGGCGAGTTTCTCCTGGCGACGATTATTCCAAACGCAGTTGTAACGCATAAAGCTGTTAAATTCTACAGAAATCCCAATACCAAAACTGTCAATAACCTCTTCATACACTCGCTATG GCATATACTTGTGTTGATGGGATTAAgttcatattttttatcggaaaaaattattaaagttGATCAAGTCTCGAGGGAGGATAAAATACCAGAGGATAAACTGAGAGAAGACGTATTAGAAGAAAAATTAAGGGATAAGATATTACAAATTGAGAGAGTTAACAcgtgtaaataa
- the Eif3b gene encoding Eukaryotic translation initiation factor eIF2A family protein: MVKVSPSDLSQEELEIGLLDWVSDDDEEFDKSQLDRFYELDPPVTLDKSFKRTLMVLGLPVVGPEKHDRLRDVVRKTITKELEKKGCEIQTPFVLEIPTDNSKQTRGLAFFTFGTPFEANMALKFINKFKLDSSHAFKAILLDNFDMIVSDDNKCVPPLKTFGFTREGIRDWWTMGERMRDQFVIRYADKTEVYWFDSVHREPKLAYDGSRERAEGRRAWADQKVEWSPNGSYLAVYKWAGIALYGGNNFELKIRFEHKNVKNIQFSPCEEYLLTWDGLKGEDRHERSICIWRVITGELLRSFPTPLKSPKGGDFPHLLWNRTGKYIAMLNQFSEGSEVMVYRLPEMTLIEGPDGKPAPLKYAAEKFDWSPQDDILSVVIPGSLDTPARLVLVEIPSRRELSSRNVYNVCEVAMHWHSKGDCLCLRTTISKKTGKKGRKQFNQLEIFRLRERNIPVDTIQIQDATVKQLHWEEGGSKRFALIVKDEETRSHSIRFYKVSDVGATRDTVWTTTFDITSQLNHMQWSPAGNYFVLGGLGAEGSLFFCALNDNDKVDVLYKDEHFMMNTIRWSSCGRYLATCVNVPMPQHNATTSDSFRYSAEAGYCLWTFQGRLLFKDRKENFYSFDFRPHPTPLLKRSEIEKIKKNLKEYTKKYDLIDEKERKDYRDSYLQKRQSNLDAFKQLYSSLLQWYTSQDNYLEFKSGWDKFLNPLDWEVTDDVYQEVIDIKEEVFE; this comes from the exons ATGGTTAAAGTTAGTCCGTCAGATCTCAGTCAGG AGGAACTTGAAATTGGACTCTTGGACTGGGTTTCTGACGATGATGAAGAGTTTGATAAATCACAACTAGATAGGTTTTATGAACTAGATCCGCCAGTCACTCTCGATAAAAGCTTTAAAAGAACCTTAATGG ttttgGGATTACCAGTTGTTGGACCGGAAAAACATGACAGACTTCGTGATGTAGTTCGGAAAACAATAACCAAAGAACTGGAGAAAAAAG GATGTGAGATTCAAACGCCGTTTGTATTGGAGATACCAACGGATAACAGTAAGCAGACGAGAGGGTTAGCGTTTTTTACGTTTGGGACTCCATTTGAGGCGAATATGGCCTTGAAGTTCATAAACAAGTTTAAACTCGACTCATCTCACGCCTTTAAGGCTATTTTGTTGGACAACTTCGACATGATCGTGAGTGACGACAACAAGTGTGTGCCTCCACTAAAGACCTTTGGCTTTACAAGGGAGGGTATTAGGGACTGGTGGACTATGGGAGAACGCATGAGAGACCAGTTTGTGATTAGGTATGCAGACAAAACTGAGGTGTACTGGTTCGACTCAGTCCACAGAGAACCAAAATTAGCATACGACGGCTCAAGAGAAAGAGCTGAAGGTAGAAGAGCGTGGGCAGATCAGAAAGTTGAGTGGAGTCCCAACGGCTCCTATTTAGCAGTTTACAAGTGGGCAGGAATAGCTCTTTACGGTGGAAATAACTTTGAGCTGAAAATAAGGTTCGAGCATAAGAATGTAAAGAACATACAATTCTCACCTTGTGAAGAGTATCTTCTCACCTGGGATGGGTTAAAGGGTGAGGATAGGCATGAAAGGTCCATTTGTATTTGGCGGGTTATCACCGGTGAACTTTTGAGGAGTTTTCCAACACCTTTAAAGTCACCAAAAGGCGGTGATTTCCCTCATCTCCTTTGGAATAGGACTGGAAAATACATTGCAATGTTGAACCAGTTTTCGGAGGGCAGTGAAGTCATGGTTTACAGACTACCTGAGATGACACTCATTGAAGGACCTGATGGGAAACCAGCACCTCTCAAATACGCCGCCGAAAAATTCGATTGGTCTCCTCAAGACGACATCCTCTCCGTCGTTATTCCAGGCTCTTTAGATACCCCAG CGAGATTGGTATTGGTTGAGATTCCTTCAAGGCGTGAGTTGAGTTCAAGGAACGTGTACAACGTCTGTGAAGTTGCAATGCACTGGCATTCGAAAGGCGATTGCCTATGCCTAAgg ACGACGATATCGAAGAAGACTGGAAAGAAGGGCAGGAAGCAGTTTAATCAGCTTGAAATATTCCGTCTGAGAGAAAGAAACATACCAGTTGATACAATACAAATACAAGATGCAACTGTTAAACAGTTACACTGGGAAGAAGGCGGAA GTAAGAGATTTGCGTTGATTGTTAAGGATGAGGAGACGAGAAGCCACTCCATCAGATTTTACAAGGTCTCTGATGTCGGAGCTACTAGAGACACTGTC TGGACAACGACATTTGATATTACTTCGCAATTGAACCATATGCAATGGTCACCAGCGGGAAATTACTTTGTTCTGGGCGGATTAGGCGCAGAAGGCTCACTCTTCTTCTGTGCATTAAACGATAACGACAAAGTCGAC GTGTTGTATAAGGATGAGCATTTTATGATGAATACGATAAGGTGGAGTAGTTGTGGAAGGTACTTGGCAACATGTGTGAATGTGCCGATGCCTCAACATAACGCCACAACTTCAGACTCATTCAG gTATAGTGCAGAGGCTGGATATTGTCTGTGGACGTTCCAGGGCAGACTACTGTTTAAGGACAGGAAGGAGAATTTTTACAGCTTCGACTTCAGGCCTCACCCAACACCTTTACTCAAGAGGTCGGAAATTGAAAAGATTAAGAAGAACCTGAAGGAGTACACCAAGAAGTACGACCTCATCGATGAGAAAGAGAGGAAAGATTACAGAGACTCATATTTACAGAAAAGACAAAGTAATCTCGACGCCTTCAAACAATTATACTCATCACTCCTACAATGGTACACCTCACAG GATAATTATTTGGAGTTCAAGTCGGGCTGGGATAAGTTTTTGAACCCGTTGGACTGGGAAGTGACGGACGATGTATATCAGGAAGTGATAGACATAAAGGAGGAAGTTTTTGAGTAA
- a CDS encoding p25-alpha family protein: MTGFIHYLDENCNYNPNPFLVSARGDDSSREKVCFTPELGEVAHLSPKTVKQPVTGANLRNSDVPRYHNKLFKNPEGLKERSVFERLTDHRFFTGSHRERFDESGRGRGLAGRENLFLFDGSTESYSRVHEVYSSVLPRQKGPVIPPNTLGVRKFGVQIQPPKLVWLYRNGDKHHDGVSFYIRPYIRTMKTLLIEIGKELTLIAGPVRKIYDQNLRPVTDLEHFVDGAKYLCTSGEPPASAEKLEKFMSEWVVQKLF; this comes from the exons ATGACTGGATTTATCCACTATCTGGACGAAAACTGTAATTATAACCCAAACCCCTTT TTAGTAAGTGCTAGGGGAGATGACTCTAGTAGGGAAAAGGTTTGTTTTACTCCGGAACTGGGTGAAGTTGCACACCTATCTCCCAAGACTGTAAAACAGCCTGTAACGGGCGCTAATTTGAGAAATTCTGACGTTCCTAGATACCATAATAAGCTTTTCAAGAACCCTGAAGGCCTTAAGGAGCGAAGTGTGTTTGAGAGGCTAACTGACCACAGGTTCTTCACTGGCAGCCACAGGGAAAGATTTGATGAAAGCGGCCGAGGTAGGGGCCTTGCCGGTCGTGAGAATCTATTCTTATTTGACGGAAGTACTGAGTCTTACAGTCGCGTTCATGAGGTTTATTCCTCTGTTCTACCACGACAGAAGGGTCCTGTAATTCCTCCAAACACTCTCGGGGTTAGGAAATTTGGTGTCCAAATTCAGCCTCCAAAACTCGTTTGGCTTTATCGCAACGGTGATAAACATCACGACGGTGTTTCCTTCTACATCAGACCCTATATACGCACCATGAAAACTCTGCTAATTGAAATTGGAAAG GAGTTAACTCTTATAGCTGGTCCAGTTCGTAAGATTTATGACCAGAATTTGAGGCCTGTGACTGACTTGGAGCATTTCGTTGATGGCGCTAAATACCTTTGTACCTCAG GGGAGCCGCCTGCTTCTGCTGAAAAACTTGAAAAGTTCATGAGTGAATGGGTGGTTCAGAAACTTTTCTAA
- a CDS encoding AP2 domain protein, translated as MPATRLVTKESGYESTDPSGCESKTDADFEGNQTLATDASVNQNQSLSQTQTSQQDLKPTNSQPNDPQSNDLQSKQDNPQSNDVHLKKDVHQVSFDGVHHVPMQGQFNPQMNHSVNMNQTQQPMIPHSNMPIPHVPHPGFPVMGFPVFQPMMNQPNMGQPSMGQPNMGQPSMGQPNMGQANMNMSEFAYVPPPMRFTGKDMGSVDHMTPQAVLGRLSSQNLPPMSAFGHHQSGIPPTNYNQFFDFKDEAEYSLAFLEHSGGVVYDNGSYSHGGRWLTFWEYKGRIWRKSFPVSLFGSEGAKELAESFWVSKMRAIQLFNRNKQEKILKMEKRSETRGRKKKILTTLETPVPHLSLDPTLAAQFILQDQNKKESKEGSHQKSNKDSPREDTSDFKPRERETRVDSEREGLEWDAENSSWCFDKVENDTIVKFKFKCENKDEGLKGAQALKEEYEYDLLDEYTQSLPKGVSYDKARMNWKVVISSPPRGMKKHKIFSVFKLGYKLAKESALSYKQNLDSLGGEEPDPANDPVPPENLSDDPLVQHFYTVLSSIAVREVKDGLS; from the coding sequence ATGCCTGCTACGAGGTTGGTAACTAAAGAGTCCGGATATGAATCAACCGACCCTTCTGGCTGTGAAAGTAAAACTGACGCTGATTTTGAAGGCAACCAGACCCTGGCAACCGACGCCTCGGTAAATCAAAACCAGTCCCTATCCCAGACACAAACCTCTCAACAAGACTTAAAGCCTACCAATTCTCAACCGAATGATCCACAATCAAATGATCTACAATCAAAACAGGATAATCCACAATCGAATGATGTACACTTGAAAAAAGATGTACACCAAGTGTCATTTGATGGAGTTCATCACGTCCCAATGCAGGGCCAGTTTAATCCACAGATGAACCACTCAGTTAACATGAATCAGACCCAGCAACCTATGATCCCTCACTCCAACATGCCCATCCCACACGTGCCTCACCCTGGATTCCCAGTCATGGGCTTTCCTGTCTTCCAACCCATGATGAATCAACCGAATATGGGCCAACCGAGTATGGGTCAACCGAATATGGGCCAACCGAGTATGGGTCAACCTAATATGGGTCAAGCCAATATGAATATGAGTGAGTTTGCTTATGTGCCACCACCGATGAGGTTTACGGGGAAAGACATGGGATCTGTGGATCACATGACACCTCAGGCAGTTTTAGGGCGTCTGAGCAGTCAGAATTTGCCGCCAATGTCAGCGTTCGGACATCACCAATCGGGAATTCCACCCACAAATTATAACCAGTTTTTCGACTTTAAAGACGAGGCTGAATATAGCTTGGCATTTCTGGAGCATTCTGGCGGGGTGGTTTACGACAACGGGTCTTACTCACATGGCGGAAGATGGCTTACGTTTTGGGAGTACAAGGGCAGAATTTGGCGAAAATCGTTTCCAGTCTCACTGTTTGGCAGCGAGGGTGCCAAGGAGTTGGCTGAGAGTTTCTGGGTGAGCAAGATGAGGGCAATTCAGCTGTTTAACCGGAACAAGCAGGAGAAGATTCTGAAGATGGAGAAGAGATCTGAGACCAGAGGTCGAAAGAAGAAGATCTTGACGACTTTGGAGACTCCAGTGCCCCATTTGAGTTTAGACCCGACCCTTGCAGCTCAGTTCATTCTTCAAGACCAGAACAAAAAAGAGTCGAAGGAGGGTTCACACCAGAAATCGAACAAGGACTCCCCGAGGGAGGACACGAGTGATTTTAAGCCTAGGGAAAGGGAAACCAGGGTTGACAGTGAGCGTGAAGGTTTGGAATGGGACGCTGAAAACAGCTCTTGGTGTTTTGACAAGGTTGAGAATGACACGATTGTGAAGTTCAAATTCAAGTGTGAGAACAAGGACGAGGGTCTAAAAGGGGCCCAGGCTCTCAAGGAGGAGTATGAATATGATCTTTTGGACGAATATACGCAATCGCTTCCCAAAGGAGTCTCCTATGACAAGGCGCGCATGAATTGGAAAGTTGTAATCTCAAGTCCTCCCAGGGGAATGAAAAAACACAAAATCTTCAGTGTTTTTAAACTCGGATACAAACTTGCTAAAGAGTCCGCTTTGTCATACAAACAAAACTTAGACTCGCTTGGCGGTGAAGAGCCTGATCCTGCCAATGATCCCGTCCCTCCTGAGAATCTTTCTGATGATCCTTTGGTtcaacatttttatactgtTTTAAGCTCTATCGCCGTTAGAGAAGTCAAAGACGGCTTgtcataa